One Deinococcus radiopugnans ATCC 19172 genomic window, AGATGATGGCGATAAACGCCAGGAGTGAGAGCAGCTGCACCTGATCGGTGCGGAACAGTTGCGCGGTGGCCGCAATTTCACGCGGGTAGGCCGAGATGATGCCCACCGTGATGATCAGCGAGATGCCGTTGCCCACGCCGACCTCGGTGATGCGCTCGCCGATCCACATGGTAAAGGCGATGCCCGCCACCTGGGTCAGGACCATCACCAGCACCGTGAAGAGGCCCGGCGTCCAACCCACGGCGACGTAGGCCGGGTTGCTGGTCACGAACAGCGAGAAGAACAGCGCCTGCACCGCGCCCAGGCCCACCGCCGAATAGCGGGTGAACTGGTTGATCTTCTTGCGCCCCTCCTCCCCTTCCTTGGACAGCTTTTCCAGGGCCGGGATGGTGGTGGTCATCAGCTGGATCACGATGCTGGCCGTGATGTACGGCAGCACTCCCAGCGCGAAGATCGAGAACTGCGAGAGATTGCCTCCCGAGATCATGCTGATTAAACCAAACAAGCCACCCGAGGTGGCGTTGCTCAGCGCGGCGGTGTTGACGCCTGGGGTGGGAATGGCGCTCCCCAGGCGGTACACCGCCAGCAGCAGCAGGGTGAAGACAATCTTCCGCTGAAGGTCCGGAATCCGGAACGCGTCGCGGAAGGCGCGCAGCATGTTAGCCGGCCTGCTTGGCAGCGCGGGCGGCGGCGCGGTCTTCCTTGGTGGGGGCCGCAGGCTTCGGCGCAGGCAGCACGACGCTGCCGCCCGCCGCTTCCACGGCCTTGATGGCCGCTTCGCTGGCGGCGTCCACGTGCACCGTCACGGCGCGCGTCAGCTCACCGCTGGCGAGCAGCTTGACCGGACGGTTCTTGCGGCGCACCAGACCGACGAGTTCCAGCACGTCGCGGTCAAAGGTGTCGGTGCCCTCGATCTCGCCGAGCTGCGAGAGCTTGACGATTTCGTAAGTGGTGCCGACGTTGTTAAAACCGCGCTTGGGCAGGCGGCTGATCAGCGTGCTGCGGCCACCCTCGAAGAAGGGGCCTTTGCCCGCGCCGCTGCGCGACTTCTGGCCCTTGTGACCGCGACCGGCGGTCTTGTCGGTGCCGCCGGGGCCACGGCCCACGCGCTTGCGGTCCTTGCGGCTGCCCTCGGCGGGCTTCAGATCGTGGAGTTTCATGCTTCCACCTCCAGCAGATGCTGAACGGTCCGCACCATGCCGCGCAGGGCGGGCGTGTCGCTGACCTCACGGCTGTCGCCGATGCGCCTGAGGCCCAGCGCCTTGACGGTGTCCACCTGGTTCTGGGGACGGCCGATCACGCTGCGCCTGAGGGTGATTTTAATGGGTTTGCTGGTCATTCCTGGGCACCTCCGGCAATGGCCGGTCCACCCTGGGTGGTGGCCGACTGGGCGGCAGCGGTCTGGACAGGCTGGGCCGTGCGCAGAACGTCGGTACCGCGCAGCGCCCGCACCTGCTTGGCGGTCCGCAGGTTCTTCAGACCGTCGAACACGGCGTACGCCACGTTGATCTTGTTGCGGCTGCCCAGTTCCTTGGACAGCAGGTTGGTGATGCCCGC contains:
- the rplO gene encoding 50S ribosomal protein L15 codes for the protein MKLHDLKPAEGSRKDRKRVGRGPGGTDKTAGRGHKGQKSRSGAGKGPFFEGGRSTLISRLPKRGFNNVGTTYEIVKLSQLGEIEGTDTFDRDVLELVGLVRRKNRPVKLLASGELTRAVTVHVDAASEAAIKAVEAAGGSVVLPAPKPAAPTKEDRAAARAAKQAG
- the rpmD gene encoding 50S ribosomal protein L30 → MKITLRRSVIGRPQNQVDTVKALGLRRIGDSREVSDTPALRGMVRTVQHLLEVEA